The nucleotide sequence AATCCTTTAATTACCTCTCCTTTTTGATAATCACCAGGATAGCCTTTACTTGCAACGACTACACAAACTGTAATTTTGTGATTAAACTCCACCATTTTTGTATTTAACTTGCCTTCTGCAACTGACAACATCAACTTTAGCAAATCACAATTTGGATCAAGTCTAGGTAACATAGATTGTATTTCCGGATCCCCAAACCTAACATTATACTCAAGAAGCTTTGGACTATCTTTGCAAATCATTAAACCAGCAAAGAGTACTCCTTTATAGGATGTTCCCATGTTAGTCAGTGCTTGAATTGTAGGATATATTATTTTTTGGATAATTTTTTGCTCCATCTCCTTACTTATAATCGAAGGTGATGAGTATGACCCCATGCCTCCAGTATTTTGTCCCTCGTTATTTTCACCAACTCTCTTGTAATCTTTTGCACACCCAAGGGTTATTACCTTCAACCCATCAATAAGAGCAAAAAAACTTACTTCCTCTCCAATTAAAAACTCTTCTATGATTATTTCTTCACCTGACTCACCAAGATTTTTCTCCACTAGCATTGAATCTATTGCTGAAAAAGCCTCATTTTCTGTGTGGCATATTATGACACCTTTCCCTGCTGCAATTCCATTTGCTTTAATTACAAGCGGCAATTTTATTTTATTACTACGGACAAAATTTTTAGCTAACCTCTCATCAATAAAACGCTCATACTTGGCGGTTGGTATACCATATTGTTTACATAGTTCCTTCGTAAAAGACTTTGATGCCTCAAGTTTTGCAGCTGCTTGACTTGGAGCAAAAACGTTTATCCCCTCCGCAGTTAAATCATCAGCAAGCCCATTAATTATCGGCTGCTCTGGACCAATAATTACTAGCTCTATATTTTCTTTCTTGCAAAATTGTGTAACATCAACTGAATCTTGAATATTTATATTCACAAGAACTCCAAAATTCTCCATGGCCGGGCGACCAGGAGTAACATATAACTTAGTCAAGGTAGGAGACTTCTTTAGAGCCCAAAGTAAAGCATGCTCACGCCCACCAGAACCTATAACCAAAACCTTCATCTTTATTTCCTCGCTTTTCTATATATGTCAAAATTATTGTTTGCTTATAACAGTATCATTACTCATATATCTTTGCAACACGTTTGGTATTGTAACTGACCCATCGGAATTTTGATAATTCTCCATTATGGCAACAATTGTTCTTCCTATGGCTAAAGCTGAGCCGTTTAAAGTGTGAACGTATTTTTTTGTTTTTCTGTCAGTTTCTAAGAAGTATTTAGTGTTCATTCTTCTTGCCTGGAACGTACCGCAATTTGAGCAGCTTGATATTTCTCTATATTTATTTTGCTCAGGTAACCATACCTCTATGTCATAAGTCTTTTGTGCAGCAAAACCCATATCGCCACTGCAAAGTAGCATTACTCTGTACGGTAATTCTAGTTTTTTTAATATCTCTTCAGCAACACTAGTCATACGTTCAAGCTCGTCTTTTGACTGGTCTTCAGTTGTGATGCTTACTAATTCCACTTTACCAAATTGGTGTTGCCTTATCATACCTCTTGTATCTCGTCCTGCGCTGCCAGCTTCTTTACGAAAACATTCTGAATATGCAGTAAAACGAATAGGCAGTTCTTTTTCTTCTATTATTTTGTCAGCAACTAAATTTGTTAAAAATACTTCACTTGTAGGAATTAATCTTAACTCATCGGTAGTTAAATATGAATCATCGGAAAATTTTGGTAGCTGACCAACGTTATACATCGCCTCGTTTTTCACCAGAGCTGGGTGATACACCTCAGTATAGGCAAATTCATTAACATGTGTTTCCAGCATAAAATTTATTAATGCTCGTCCAAGCTTAGCTAACTGTCCTTTTAATATTGTAAACCTTGATCCAGAAATTTTTGCTGCTTGCTCAAAATCCATCAAGCCTAACCTTTCTCCGAGTTCATAATGAAATTTTGGCATAAAACTAAATTGCCTTTTTTCTCCATATTTTCTGATTTCTACGTTGGAGCTCTCATCTTCACCTATTGGCACGTTTTGTGCAGGGATATTTGGTAAGTTAGATAAGATATTCATTAAGTTATCTTTCTCCGTTTGCTCTTTTAAGCTGATTGCTTTTATCTCATTTGTTATGTTTCTTGACACTTCTACCTCATTTTCAGAGGAGCTCTTGCTCATTTTAAGCTTCTTTATTTCCTCTGTGATTTCATTGCGCTGCCTATTTAAATCTTGCAATGTAGTAGTCAGTAATCTTCTTTCATCATCAACATCTAATATTTCTTTTGCAGTAAATTCTCTTATCCCCCTGATTTTCATTGCCCTTTCAAATCCTTCAGGGTTTTTGCGTATATCTTCTATATCATGCATATGTTGTGCTATTACTAACATCATTACTCTACTTCAAAAGCTTTGAATGCTCAATATTTTTACATATAAATGCTAATATTGATTTTACCTTCATAATTTGCTAGAATTAGTTAACGTAGTATTCATAAAATATAACATGTTGAGCGTCAAAAAAAAGCACAATACATTTAAAGAGAGTACTCACTTCACTAAACTTAAGGCTAGTGGAAGATTTGCTGTCTACGCTTTTTGTATATATTTGGCAACTACATTTACCATTGGCTGTTTGGGATTGATAATGGGATCTTTCCTCTTAACCTTACCGTTTGCTATGCTCATCTCCAACCCTATAGTTTGGATTTTAATGGGAATAGTGCTTACAGCAACATACAAGATGGTTATTGAACCTTTATTTTACTTGGTAAAAGATTATGTTGATGGAAAAGGAGTTTCAGAGGGAAAAGAAAGCGATGCTAAAACTGATGAGCTATTAAAATCACCAAAGCAAGAGCAAGCTGTAAATAATCAAGGAAATCCAAAAACCCCAGATGGGGATAGTGGTATTGTACCAGGAAGTGAACCTGCCTCAAGTAACAATAGTCGTAGAAATTCTAATGCTTCAGGAGATAGTGGTTTGGGTGGCAAAGAGTTTCATGAAGATTTACAAACTCTTATGCATCAGACAAATAGAGAAAATTACTATTACTGGCTACAAGAACATGACATTTCTCATATTGCAAG is from Wolbachia endosymbiont (group B) of Hofmannophila pseudospretella and encodes:
- the serS gene encoding serine--tRNA ligase, producing MHDIEDIRKNPEGFERAMKIRGIREFTAKEILDVDDERRLLTTTLQDLNRQRNEITEEIKKLKMSKSSSENEVEVSRNITNEIKAISLKEQTEKDNLMNILSNLPNIPAQNVPIGEDESSNVEIRKYGEKRQFSFMPKFHYELGERLGLMDFEQAAKISGSRFTILKGQLAKLGRALINFMLETHVNEFAYTEVYHPALVKNEAMYNVGQLPKFSDDSYLTTDELRLIPTSEVFLTNLVADKIIEEKELPIRFTAYSECFRKEAGSAGRDTRGMIRQHQFGKVELVSITTEDQSKDELERMTSVAEEILKKLELPYRVMLLCSGDMGFAAQKTYDIEVWLPEQNKYREISSCSNCGTFQARRMNTKYFLETDRKTKKYVHTLNGSALAIGRTIVAIMENYQNSDGSVTIPNVLQRYMSNDTVISKQ
- the purD gene encoding phosphoribosylamine--glycine ligase; translation: MKVLVIGSGGREHALLWALKKSPTLTKLYVTPGRPAMENFGVLVNINIQDSVDVTQFCKKENIELVIIGPEQPIINGLADDLTAEGINVFAPSQAAAKLEASKSFTKELCKQYGIPTAKYERFIDERLAKNFVRSNKIKLPLVIKANGIAAGKGVIICHTENEAFSAIDSMLVEKNLGESGEEIIIEEFLIGEEVSFFALIDGLKVITLGCAKDYKRVGENNEGQNTGGMGSYSSPSIISKEMEQKIIQKIIYPTIQALTNMGTSYKGVLFAGLMICKDSPKLLEYNVRFGDPEIQSMLPRLDPNCDLLKLMLSVAEGKLNTKMVEFNHKITVCVVVASKGYPGDYQKGEVIKGLDKIENIPGVLVFHAGTKRDESGNWISDGGRVLNIVGEGNTMEEAKSKVYSALNFLEWSGGFFRYDIGS